In Plasmodium chabaudi chabaudi strain AS genome assembly, chromosome: 10, a single genomic region encodes these proteins:
- a CDS encoding 6-cysteine protein P36, putative: MNSQRHIICHINTYFSVARNMFFSIFLYYAFSLLIFLSIYVFKMRKALYSLLFYMCVCLYIYTPVLMASLKDIEVGNYFICNLKDYPPGNCSVDHDYNKAIKLLCPIVHNKNNSDKGYDPSYCFKYDGIKDEFIINNKQNHIHNSLPGVILTNHIENDTYNVSIYPPFVVKEDITIVCICDSEKGNEGITPYLKINIKKAHGLNNNLEGDYIKGCDYGNNRGKFQFLTKPVKYINNPVCEIEAYPGDVVGINCNSYITKMQGARLEPESCFSMVYFSNLTMQFTKTSVNNIMPNAKYYPDLSPHPGNQNSKMFLTSYLLIPNDLQRDILIYCHCSYNGNKGLAMFHIFATKAS; the protein is encoded by the coding sequence ATGAATTCACAACGCCATATTATATGTCATATTAACACATATTTCTCCGTAGCTcgaaatatgtttttttccatttttctatattatgcattttcacttttaatatttttatcgatttatgtttttaagATGAGAAAGGCGTTATATTCTTTGTTGTtttatatgtgtgtatgtttatatatatacacccCTGTTCTTATGGCTAGTTTGAAAGATATCGAAGTTGGCAATTATTTCATATGTAACTTAAAAGATTATCCCCCAGGAAATTGCAGTGTTGATCATGATTATAACAAAGCAATAAAATTGCTTTGTCCTATTGTTCATAATAAGAATAATAGTGATAAGGGATATGATCCTtcatattgttttaaatatgatgGGATAAAAGATGagtttattataaataataaacaaaatcaTATACACAACAGTTTACCTGGagttatattaacaaatcatatagaaaatgataCTTATAATGTGAGTATATATCCACCGTTTGTTGTAAAAGAAGATATAACTATTGTTTGTATATGTGACAGtgaaaaaggaaatgaAGGAATAACACCGTATcttaaaataaacataaaaaaagcaCATGGcttgaataataatttagaaGGTGATTATATAAAAGGGTGTGATTATGGAAACAATAGAGGGaaatttcaatttttaacaaaacctgtaaaatatattaacaatcCTGTTTGTGAAATAGAGGCATATCCTGGGGATGTTGTTGGAATAAATTGTAATAGTTATATTACTAAAATGCAAGGGGCCCGTTTAGAACCAGAAAGTTGTTTTAGCATGGTATATTTTTCGAATTTAACAATGCAATTTACAAAAACTagtgtaaataatataatgccTAATGCAAAATATTATCCCGATTTATCACCGCATCCTGGAAATCAAAATTCGAAAATGTTCTTAACGTCATACTTATTGATACCTAATGACCTACAAAGGgacattttaatatattgtcATTGCTCATATAACGGGAACAAAGGATTAGCAATGTTTCACATTTTTGCTACAAAAGCGAGTTAA